In a genomic window of Venatoribacter cucullus:
- the gdhA gene encoding NADP-specific glutamate dehydrogenase — MRYQSVHEFLHTVAQRNPGQPEYLQAVAEVMESLWPFISQHPRYAEHGLLDRLVEPERIIQFRVSWVDDQGDVHVNRGYRIQHNSAIGPFKGGLRFHPSVNQSVLKFLAFEQTFKNALTTLPMGGGKGGSDFDPKGKSRGEIMRFCQAFMTELYRHIGSDTDVPAGDIGVGGREIGFMNGMLKKITNRSDCVLTGKGLSYGGSLIRPEATGYGTVYFAQEMLLHGGRSMKGLRVGVSGSGNVAQFAVEKVMQLGGKVICVSDSSGTVYDADGFTPEKLALLMKVKNEHYARVSQYAEEAGVEYLEGKTPWHLPMDVALPCATQNELNEEDALMLVKNGVQAVAEGANMPCTAEAVTIFEKNGVLYAPGKASNAGGVATSGLEMSQNAMRMSWTAEEVDERLLEIMQGIHRSCLKYGTREDGTVSYTDGANIAGFVKVAEAMLAQGVI; from the coding sequence ATGCGTTATCAGTCTGTTCACGAGTTTCTTCACACTGTTGCCCAGCGTAATCCCGGTCAGCCTGAGTACCTGCAGGCAGTGGCCGAAGTTATGGAAAGCTTATGGCCTTTCATCTCCCAACATCCGCGCTATGCCGAGCATGGTCTGCTGGATCGTCTGGTAGAGCCGGAGCGCATCATTCAGTTCCGTGTATCCTGGGTTGATGATCAGGGCGATGTTCACGTAAACCGTGGCTACCGTATTCAGCACAACTCGGCCATTGGCCCGTTCAAAGGTGGTCTGCGTTTCCACCCGTCCGTGAACCAGTCGGTGCTGAAGTTCCTGGCGTTCGAACAAACCTTTAAAAACGCCCTGACCACCCTGCCGATGGGCGGTGGTAAAGGCGGTTCTGATTTTGATCCGAAAGGTAAGAGCCGTGGCGAAATCATGCGCTTCTGTCAGGCCTTTATGACCGAACTGTACCGTCACATTGGTTCTGACACCGACGTACCGGCCGGCGATATCGGTGTCGGCGGTCGTGAAATTGGCTTTATGAACGGCATGCTGAAAAAGATTACCAACCGTTCGGATTGCGTACTGACCGGTAAAGGTCTGAGCTACGGTGGCTCGCTGATCCGTCCGGAAGCGACCGGTTACGGCACGGTGTACTTCGCCCAGGAAATGCTGCTGCACGGCGGCCGTTCAATGAAAGGTCTGCGCGTGGGTGTATCCGGTTCCGGTAATGTGGCGCAGTTTGCGGTCGAGAAAGTGATGCAGCTGGGCGGCAAAGTGATCTGTGTTTCCGATTCTTCCGGCACTGTGTACGACGCGGATGGCTTCACCCCGGAAAAACTGGCACTGCTGATGAAAGTGAAAAACGAGCATTACGCCCGTGTTTCCCAGTACGCCGAAGAAGCCGGTGTGGAATATCTGGAAGGCAAAACGCCGTGGCACCTGCCGATGGACGTGGCCCTGCCGTGCGCCACCCAGAACGAACTGAACGAAGAAGACGCGCTGATGCTGGTGAAGAACGGCGTACAAGCCGTCGCCGAAGGCGCCAACATGCCTTGTACTGCTGAAGCCGTGACCATTTTCGAGAAAAATGGCGTGCTGTACGCACCGGGTAAAGCCAGCAACGCCGGTGGTGTGGCCACTTCTGGTCTGGAAATGAGCCAGAACGCCATGCGTATGTCCTGGACTGCTGAAGAAGTGGACGAGCGTCTGCTGGAAATCATGCAGGGTATCCACCGTTCCTGCCTGAAATACGGCACCCGCGAAGACGGTACTGTCAGCTACACCGACGGTGCCAACATTGCCGGTTTCGTAAAAGTGGCAGAAGCCATGCTGGCTCAGGGTGTGATCTGA
- a CDS encoding phosphotransferase family protein, which translates to MSAQFIDEAKALRDSDAFDIQAVHNWLKAQGHDYGDELPQVKQFSGGASNLTYHLQYPDQYAHNDLILRRPPAGHKAAGAHDMKREYSIMQRLKPVYPYVPEMIAFCEDQSVIGSDFYVMERMRGIIPRGNLPRGMTLSQEQARELCISVFDKLIDLHQVDYQANKLDDLGKGAGYVQRQVEGWSSRYTKSKTWNVPSFKNTMTWLQRNMPADVKTCIIHNDYRMDNVVLNPDNPGEIIGVLDWEMATLGDPLMDLGGALAYWVQADDDALMRSIRRQPSHLPGMLTRQEIVDYYCNKMGLDAKLWPFYEVFGLFRLAVIVQQIYYRYHHKQTDNPAFKNFWFFVHYLNWRCNRIIKHARKNGFQ; encoded by the coding sequence ATGAGCGCTCAGTTTATTGACGAAGCCAAAGCGCTGCGCGACAGCGATGCCTTTGACATTCAGGCGGTACACAACTGGCTGAAAGCGCAGGGGCATGATTACGGTGATGAATTACCGCAGGTGAAACAATTTTCCGGCGGCGCGTCGAACCTCACCTATCACCTGCAATACCCTGACCAGTACGCGCACAACGATTTAATTCTGCGCCGCCCGCCCGCCGGCCATAAAGCCGCTGGCGCGCACGATATGAAACGCGAATACAGCATTATGCAGCGGCTGAAACCCGTGTATCCGTACGTGCCGGAAATGATCGCCTTCTGCGAAGACCAGAGCGTGATCGGCAGCGATTTTTACGTTATGGAACGCATGCGCGGTATTATTCCGCGTGGCAACCTGCCCCGTGGCATGACACTCAGCCAGGAGCAGGCGCGTGAGCTGTGTATTTCGGTATTCGACAAACTGATCGACCTGCATCAGGTCGATTATCAGGCCAATAAACTCGATGATTTAGGCAAAGGCGCGGGTTATGTGCAGCGTCAGGTAGAAGGCTGGAGCAGCCGTTATACCAAGTCGAAAACCTGGAACGTACCGTCCTTTAAAAACACCATGACCTGGCTGCAGCGCAATATGCCGGCGGATGTTAAAACCTGCATTATTCACAACGATTACCGCATGGATAACGTAGTGCTGAACCCGGATAATCCGGGCGAGATTATTGGTGTACTGGACTGGGAAATGGCCACTCTGGGCGATCCGTTAATGGACCTGGGTGGCGCACTGGCCTACTGGGTGCAGGCCGATGACGACGCCTTAATGCGCTCGATCCGCCGCCAGCCAAGTCATTTACCCGGCATGCTCACCCGTCAGGAAATTGTGGACTATTACTGCAATAAAATGGGCCTCGACGCGAAGCTGTGGCCGTTTTACGAAGTGTTCGGATTATTCCGTTTAGCCGTGATTGTGCAGCAGATTTATTACCGCTATCACCACAAACAAACCGACAACCCGGCGTTTAAAAATTTCTGGTTCTTTGTGCACTACCTGAACTGGCGCTGCAACCGCATTATTAAACATGCACGCAAAAACGGGTTTCAATAA
- a CDS encoding acyl-CoA dehydrogenase family protein, protein MDFQHSPKAQDFLKRVKDFMKNEIEPVEEAYLRELHSLDNKWVVLPIIEELKAKAKAAGLWNMFLPDEHYGAGLSTLEYAAVAELTGRSFIAPEVFNCNAPDTGNMEVLEKYGSPEQQEQWLKPLLAGEIRSAFCMTEPGVASSDATNMEATAIVEGDEVVLNGRKWWSTGVGHPNCKVGIFMALTNPDAPRHQQHSMVLFPFDAPGVKIERMLPVFGYYDEPYGHGEVSFTNVRVPVSNIIAGPGRGFEIAQGRLGPGRIHHCMRLIGMAEKALELMCIRAASRTAFHKPLMNLGGNRDIIANARMNIEQARLLVFKAAWMIDKVGAMGAMSEISQIKVIAPNMAQQIIDAAMQMHGGGGLSDDFPLTGLFTAARALRLADGPDEVHRGLIAKLEMMKYKKYMKEA, encoded by the coding sequence ATGGATTTTCAGCATTCCCCCAAAGCGCAGGACTTCCTGAAGCGCGTTAAAGACTTCATGAAAAACGAAATCGAGCCGGTGGAAGAAGCCTACCTGCGCGAACTGCACAGCCTGGATAATAAATGGGTGGTACTGCCCATCATCGAAGAGCTGAAAGCCAAAGCCAAAGCCGCCGGCCTGTGGAATATGTTTCTGCCCGATGAACATTACGGTGCCGGCTTAAGCACGCTGGAATACGCCGCCGTCGCCGAGCTGACCGGCCGCTCCTTTATTGCCCCGGAAGTGTTTAACTGCAACGCACCGGATACCGGTAATATGGAAGTGCTGGAAAAATACGGCAGCCCGGAGCAACAGGAACAATGGCTGAAGCCACTGCTGGCCGGTGAGATCCGCTCCGCCTTCTGCATGACCGAACCGGGCGTAGCCTCCTCCGACGCCACCAATATGGAAGCCACCGCCATTGTTGAAGGTGACGAAGTGGTACTGAACGGCCGCAAATGGTGGAGCACCGGCGTCGGCCATCCGAACTGCAAAGTCGGCATCTTTATGGCCCTCACCAACCCGGACGCCCCGCGCCACCAGCAGCATTCCATGGTGCTGTTTCCGTTCGATGCCCCGGGCGTAAAAATTGAGCGCATGCTGCCGGTATTCGGTTACTACGACGAACCTTACGGCCACGGCGAAGTAAGCTTTACCAACGTGCGCGTACCAGTCTCCAACATCATCGCCGGCCCCGGCCGTGGGTTTGAAATCGCCCAGGGCCGCTTAGGGCCAGGCCGTATTCACCACTGCATGCGTTTAATCGGCATGGCCGAAAAAGCGCTGGAGCTGATGTGCATCCGCGCCGCCAGCCGCACGGCTTTCCACAAGCCGCTGATGAATTTAGGTGGCAACCGCGACATCATCGCCAACGCCCGCATGAACATCGAACAGGCGCGCCTGCTGGTATTCAAAGCGGCGTGGATGATCGACAAAGTCGGTGCCATGGGCGCCATGAGCGAAATTTCCCAGATCAAAGTCATCGCCCCCAACATGGCGCAGCAGATTATTGATGCTGCCATGCAGATGCACGGTGGTGGTGGTTTGTCTGACGACTTCCCCCTCACCGGCCTGTTCACCGCCGCCCGCGCCCTGCGCCTGGCCGACGGCCCGGACGAAGTGCACCGTGGCCTGATCGCCAAGCTCGAGATGATGAAATATAAGAAGTATATGAAAGAGGCGTGA
- a CDS encoding putative bifunctional diguanylate cyclase/phosphodiesterase, producing MSMQTTINHAPAPAASADVRARRLLQIIGFTLLGLGLAMLVAQGYTQKALFVGVLAMTLAGYFAWQKKVSVAATVFLWTLMVMLSALAWHSAGVRDLAVLGYPVLLVFAAILGSPLLFFSLLSAIVAYCSLLAVLTINGHFIMVIPPLSWAHLIFTNVILILTGFSVYLLLMDMRRLMGSLREENQRVTEREQMIARLANKDQLTGLTNRRYAEQQFDLLLEQSRQQHRSLLLLFLDLDNFKPVNDSLGHAAGDLLLQELSARLQELQQPGEVLCRFGGDEFLWLVLADRKQPVTQQAQQRAQQLLEAATRPFFIMQTHIDISGSVGIALAPEHGESFAELCRSADLAMYDAKEKGRNTFSYFHDDLNRISVDKFYLLKLMRDALKEEQFHLYYQPQYDLSDGRIHSCEALLRWPQKGGQFINPDQFIPLAESSGIIHEIGRWVLERACTDCMNWRTQGFGNVGVAVNISMVQFRGGNLPELVETILRRTGLPAHLLELELTESLLISDDNSIQQQLDRLHAMGVTLAIDDFGTGYSNLGYLRRFNASRLKIDKSFVSALGVSDRDKPLVRAMIQMAHSLDLKVVAEGVEDEDTLQQLRLLGCDDGQGWLWSKALPMPEWLDYLQQNTNNRQPAYSRPPLLQ from the coding sequence ATGAGTATGCAAACAACAATAAATCATGCCCCCGCGCCAGCTGCCTCAGCCGATGTGCGGGCGCGGCGCCTGTTACAGATTATTGGTTTTACCCTGCTGGGCCTTGGCCTGGCGATGCTGGTGGCGCAGGGCTACACCCAAAAAGCGTTGTTCGTCGGGGTGCTGGCCATGACGCTGGCCGGTTATTTTGCCTGGCAGAAAAAAGTTTCCGTGGCGGCAACGGTATTCCTGTGGACGTTAATGGTGATGCTGTCGGCGTTGGCCTGGCACTCGGCCGGTGTGCGGGATCTGGCGGTGCTGGGGTACCCGGTGTTGCTGGTGTTTGCCGCCATTCTGGGCAGTCCGTTGCTGTTTTTCTCGCTGCTGAGCGCCATTGTTGCTTATTGTTCGTTGCTGGCGGTGCTGACCATTAATGGTCATTTCATTATGGTGATTCCGCCGCTGTCCTGGGCGCACCTTATTTTTACCAACGTTATTCTGATTCTGACCGGCTTCAGTGTGTATTTGCTGTTGATGGATATGCGCCGCCTGATGGGTTCGCTGCGCGAAGAAAACCAGCGCGTTACCGAGCGCGAACAGATGATTGCCCGGCTGGCCAATAAAGATCAGCTAACCGGCTTAACGAACCGTCGCTATGCCGAACAGCAGTTTGATTTATTGCTGGAACAATCCAGACAGCAACACCGCTCACTGTTGCTGTTATTTCTGGATCTGGACAATTTTAAGCCCGTGAATGACTCCCTTGGCCATGCGGCCGGCGATTTATTACTGCAGGAATTATCGGCCCGGTTGCAGGAATTACAGCAGCCCGGTGAAGTGCTGTGCCGTTTTGGTGGTGATGAATTTTTATGGCTGGTGCTGGCTGACCGGAAACAACCGGTTACCCAGCAGGCACAACAGCGCGCACAGCAATTACTGGAAGCGGCCACGCGGCCATTTTTTATTATGCAGACGCATATTGATATTTCCGGTTCGGTGGGTATTGCGCTGGCGCCGGAGCACGGTGAAAGCTTTGCTGAACTCTGTCGCTCGGCTGATCTGGCGATGTACGATGCCAAAGAAAAAGGGCGCAATACCTTCAGTTATTTCCACGATGATCTTAACCGTATCAGTGTGGATAAATTTTACCTGCTGAAGCTGATGCGGGACGCCCTGAAAGAAGAGCAGTTCCACCTTTATTACCAGCCCCAGTACGATCTGAGCGATGGCCGGATTCACAGCTGTGAAGCCTTGTTGCGCTGGCCGCAGAAAGGCGGGCAATTTATTAACCCGGATCAGTTTATTCCGCTGGCAGAAAGCAGTGGCATTATCCATGAAATCGGCCGCTGGGTGCTGGAGCGGGCCTGTACCGATTGTATGAACTGGCGCACCCAGGGCTTTGGCAACGTTGGCGTAGCGGTGAATATTTCCATGGTGCAATTCCGGGGCGGTAATCTGCCGGAGCTGGTGGAAACCATCTTGCGCCGTACCGGGTTGCCGGCGCACTTGCTGGAGCTGGAGCTGACTGAGTCGCTGCTGATCAGTGACGATAACAGCATTCAGCAGCAGCTTGACCGCCTGCACGCTATGGGCGTGACGCTGGCCATCGATGATTTCGGTACCGGTTATTCCAACCTGGGGTATTTGCGCCGCTTTAATGCCAGCCGGCTGAAAATTGATAAATCTTTTGTGTCGGCGCTGGGTGTCTCTGACCGCGATAAACCGCTGGTGCGGGCCATGATTCAGATGGCCCACAGCCTGGATCTGAAGGTGGTGGCGGAAGGCGTGGAGGATGAAGACACCCTGCAGCAGCTGCGTTTACTGGGCTGTGATGATGGTCAGGGCTGGTTATGGTCGAAGGCGTTACCGATGCCGGAATGGCTGGACTATTTACAGCAGAATACCAACAATCGTCAGCCGGCCTATTCACGGCCACCGTTATTACAATAA
- a CDS encoding SDR family oxidoreductase, translating to MNPQELFNLSGRVALVTGASRGIGESIAKLLAASGAHVIVSSRKIDGCQRVADEITAAGGSAEALACHIGEMDQIDACFKAIEEKHGKLNILVNNAAANPYFGHVLDTDLNAFQKTVDVNIRGYFFMSSAGAKLMKKSGGGSIINVASVNGVIPGDMQGIYSITKASVIAMTKTFAKECAQLGIRVNALLPGLTDTKFASTLTSNEAILKMAMMHIPMKRVAMPDEMAGTVLYLASDASSYTTGAAINVDGGYLLV from the coding sequence ATGAACCCACAAGAACTGTTTAATCTGTCCGGCCGTGTAGCACTGGTCACCGGCGCCAGCCGTGGTATCGGCGAAAGCATTGCCAAGCTGCTGGCCGCCAGCGGTGCGCACGTCATCGTTTCCAGCCGTAAAATTGATGGCTGTCAGCGCGTAGCGGATGAAATTACAGCAGCCGGCGGCAGCGCTGAAGCACTGGCCTGCCATATTGGCGAAATGGATCAGATCGACGCCTGTTTCAAAGCCATTGAAGAGAAACACGGCAAACTGAATATTCTGGTAAATAACGCTGCGGCCAACCCGTATTTCGGCCATGTGCTGGATACTGATTTAAACGCCTTCCAGAAAACCGTGGATGTGAATATCCGTGGTTATTTCTTTATGTCGTCCGCGGGCGCTAAATTAATGAAGAAAAGCGGTGGCGGTTCCATTATTAACGTGGCCTCGGTGAACGGCGTCATTCCCGGTGATATGCAGGGTATTTATTCCATCACCAAAGCGTCGGTTATTGCCATGACCAAAACCTTCGCCAAAGAATGTGCGCAACTGGGCATCCGTGTAAACGCCCTGCTGCCGGGTCTGACCGACACCAAATTCGCCAGCACCTTAACCAGCAACGAAGCCATTCTGAAAATGGCCATGATGCATATTCCGATGAAGCGCGTGGCGATGCCGGATGAAATGGCGGGTACCGTGCTGTATCTGGCCTCTGACGCCTCCAGCTACACCACCGGCGCAGCCATTAACGTCGATGGCGGTTATCTGCTGGTGTAA
- a CDS encoding histidine phosphatase family protein — MASIYLVRHGQAGFGKLNYDQLSDTGHQQAELVGKALAQRNLEAGLLVQGAMQRHRETRQGAQQHWHSYGPLTEAAGFNEFDSDDVIACAFPQFKNKAVLGAWILAQPNKRKAFQELFAKAVERWTSGTQDNDYAESWPHFTQRVLQALHNLVQQADGKHAVVFTSGGPITAVAQYCLGLSNSKAFDMNWTLLNGGITQLLYNSSGKISLASFNEHQHLAQAGQHFLTYR; from the coding sequence ATGGCCAGTATTTATCTGGTGCGCCACGGCCAGGCTGGCTTCGGTAAACTGAATTACGATCAGCTGTCCGACACCGGCCACCAGCAGGCAGAACTGGTCGGCAAAGCACTGGCACAGCGCAACCTGGAGGCCGGCCTGCTGGTGCAGGGTGCTATGCAGCGCCACCGGGAAACCCGGCAGGGGGCACAGCAACACTGGCACAGTTACGGGCCGTTAACAGAAGCCGCCGGCTTTAACGAATTTGATTCTGACGATGTCATCGCCTGCGCCTTTCCGCAATTTAAAAACAAAGCGGTATTAGGCGCGTGGATTCTGGCCCAGCCGAATAAGCGTAAAGCCTTTCAGGAATTATTCGCCAAAGCGGTAGAGCGCTGGACCAGCGGTACACAGGATAACGACTATGCCGAATCCTGGCCGCACTTTACGCAACGGGTATTGCAGGCCCTGCACAATCTGGTGCAACAAGCGGACGGTAAGCATGCCGTGGTATTTACCTCAGGCGGGCCAATTACCGCGGTGGCGCAATACTGTCTGGGGCTAAGTAACAGCAAAGCCTTTGATATGAACTGGACTCTGCTGAACGGCGGCATTACCCAATTGCTGTATAACAGCAGCGGTAAAATCAGCCTGGCATCCTTTAATGAACATCAGCATCTGGCGCAAGCCGGGCAACATTTTCTGACGTACCGCTGA
- a CDS encoding SDR family oxidoreductase: MNKVLITGAASGLGRALALRYAREGAAICIADINMGGAAETLNMVESAGGSGWIYELDVRSEANWNALRDEVIKRWNGIDLVINNAGVATGDRIDAGDWEWWNWIIDINLKGVALGCRTFTPLMKQQGSGAFINVASLAGLLKAPSMASYNATKAAVIAISETMHFELLPYGINVTALCPGFFRTNLNHGMKTSDPDMLKFVDKVFEASALDADDIADAAYKAVQKNQMICNPHPVGRRTYFIKRYLPFLYRQGVLKMAEGLKKREDQRRAFKEEKDS; this comes from the coding sequence ATGAATAAGGTATTAATCACCGGTGCCGCCAGCGGCCTGGGCCGGGCACTGGCTTTACGCTACGCCCGCGAGGGCGCGGCTATCTGCATCGCCGACATCAACATGGGCGGCGCGGCTGAAACCCTGAACATGGTGGAAAGCGCCGGCGGCAGCGGCTGGATTTATGAGCTGGACGTGCGCAGCGAAGCCAACTGGAACGCACTGCGCGACGAAGTGATAAAGCGCTGGAATGGCATCGACCTGGTGATTAACAACGCCGGCGTGGCCACCGGCGACCGCATCGACGCCGGCGACTGGGAATGGTGGAACTGGATCATCGACATCAACCTGAAAGGCGTGGCGCTGGGTTGCCGCACCTTTACCCCACTGATGAAACAGCAGGGCAGCGGCGCGTTTATTAACGTGGCGTCACTGGCCGGATTATTGAAAGCGCCGTCCATGGCATCGTACAACGCCACCAAAGCCGCGGTGATTGCCATTTCTGAAACCATGCATTTTGAACTGCTGCCTTACGGCATTAACGTTACTGCGTTGTGTCCTGGTTTTTTCCGCACCAACCTGAATCACGGCATGAAAACCTCCGACCCGGATATGCTGAAATTCGTCGACAAAGTGTTTGAAGCCTCGGCACTGGATGCCGACGATATTGCCGATGCAGCTTATAAAGCGGTGCAAAAAAATCAGATGATCTGTAACCCGCACCCGGTCGGTCGCCGCACTTATTTTATTAAGCGTTATTTACCCTTCCTGTACCGTCAAGGCGTGCTCAAAATGGCTGAAGGCCTGAAAAAACGTGAAGACCAGCGCCGGGCATTTAAAGAAGAAAAGGACAGCTGA
- a CDS encoding HAMP domain-containing protein, producing MIFHLALNRYVLNPLNLLEQAIVRLRAQQPSLPDLPQHKNGEVGRLLQHFQAMADQALYRAKATGRHRYCQTQAPD from the coding sequence GTGATCTTCCACCTGGCCCTCAATCGCTATGTACTGAACCCGCTGAATCTGCTGGAACAAGCCATTGTGCGGCTGCGCGCCCAGCAGCCCAGCTTGCCCGATCTGCCACAACACAAAAACGGTGAAGTCGGCCGCCTGCTGCAGCATTTTCAGGCCATGGCCGATCAGGCGCTGTACCGCGCCAAAGCGACCGGGCGTCATCGCTATTGCCAGACCCAGGCGCCTGACTGA